In Natronomonas halophila, one DNA window encodes the following:
- a CDS encoding Mut7-C RNAse domain-containing protein, producing MTTEKEPDENDTTSVRPETDAFVLDVMLGKLAVHLRLAGYDTAYAGDRDIEADDRILELADAEDRILLTRDVELAERADDSILLTKRDVESQLVELREAGVKLEADEEPSRCGRCNGRLDAVPEDADTPEYAPDPADTDCWCCRDCGQVFWKGSHYERMKKALD from the coding sequence ATGACGACCGAAAAAGAACCCGATGAAAACGACACCACCTCCGTTCGACCCGAAACGGACGCCTTCGTCCTCGACGTGATGCTCGGCAAACTCGCGGTCCACCTCCGACTCGCCGGCTACGATACGGCCTACGCAGGCGACAGGGACATCGAGGCCGACGACCGAATTCTCGAACTGGCCGACGCCGAAGACCGCATCCTCCTCACTCGGGACGTGGAGTTAGCCGAACGGGCCGACGACTCGATTCTGCTCACGAAACGCGACGTCGAATCACAGTTGGTGGAACTCCGGGAAGCAGGCGTCAAACTGGAAGCCGACGAGGAGCCGTCACGCTGTGGGCGGTGTAACGGCCGACTCGATGCGGTTCCCGAAGACGCCGACACTCCCGAGTACGCGCCGGACCCCGCCGACACCGACTGCTGGTGCTGTCGGGATTGTGGACAGGTGTTCTGGAAAGGCAGCCACTACGAGCGGATGAAGAAGGCGCTCGATTAG
- a CDS encoding M48 family metallopeptidase: MTLGLRLRVSLLFRTAFALCILGVLTLVLSLIISVFGAIFGFIVWGWLFRIYEFVLTMPRVSAVTPAPSTVMAPLALLVLVGIVYGWEHISPYTSADTLLPPTDAVSAGLLVVALGSLYLLVIEGIVAIAVALSMALTALDGLLVVFLVGAVLAIAGTIGEVRHEIGDLRENLLHETVLAKDIAPEVERTTHRLAQLADVPPPEVRIAETERPESFTIGTGTNAVVVVSGGLINTLDEAELEAVLAHEVSHLANQDSRIMGAALAPVLAADDWIDQNPDDYDVGDWLWNRMFGGLKWFGQLGVAVFSRGRELSADTAAATLTGSPSALASALQRLDEERRTPETDLREWEDSVTAIDILPPSEREGATGPFRTHPSTDARIERLRRLAADAERE; the protein is encoded by the coding sequence GTGACGTTGGGTCTCCGCCTCCGGGTTTCGCTCCTCTTTCGGACCGCCTTCGCCCTCTGTATTCTCGGGGTACTGACGCTGGTTTTGAGCCTCATCATCAGCGTCTTCGGGGCCATCTTCGGCTTCATCGTCTGGGGGTGGCTCTTCCGCATCTACGAGTTCGTCCTCACGATGCCGCGGGTTTCGGCGGTGACGCCGGCCCCGTCGACGGTGATGGCACCGCTTGCCCTGCTCGTTCTCGTCGGCATCGTCTACGGCTGGGAGCACATTAGTCCATATACGAGCGCCGACACGCTTCTGCCGCCGACCGACGCGGTGTCAGCGGGCCTTTTGGTCGTCGCGCTCGGGAGTCTCTATCTCCTCGTCATCGAGGGTATCGTCGCTATCGCCGTCGCGCTCTCGATGGCCCTGACGGCACTGGACGGCCTGCTCGTCGTCTTCCTCGTGGGGGCGGTGCTGGCCATCGCTGGTACCATCGGCGAGGTGCGCCACGAAATCGGCGACCTTCGGGAGAACCTGCTCCATGAAACCGTACTGGCCAAAGACATCGCCCCCGAGGTCGAGCGGACTACCCACCGCCTCGCCCAACTCGCGGACGTGCCGCCGCCGGAGGTGCGAATCGCCGAGACCGAGCGGCCGGAGTCCTTTACTATCGGAACCGGCACGAACGCCGTCGTGGTCGTCTCCGGCGGACTCATCAACACCCTCGACGAGGCGGAACTGGAAGCGGTGTTGGCCCACGAGGTGAGCCACCTCGCGAATCAGGACAGTCGTATCATGGGCGCTGCCTTGGCGCCGGTGCTGGCGGCCGACGACTGGATCGACCAGAACCCCGACGACTACGACGTCGGCGACTGGCTGTGGAACCGGATGTTCGGCGGCCTGAAGTGGTTCGGCCAACTGGGCGTCGCCGTCTTCTCTCGCGGTCGGGAGTTGAGCGCCGATACTGCCGCGGCCACCCTCACCGGGTCGCCGTCGGCACTGGCGAGCGCCCTCCAGCGCCTCGACGAGGAACGTCGGACGCCGGAGACCGACCTCCGGGAGTGGGAGGATTCGGTTACGGCCATCGACATCCTGCCGCCCTCCGAGCGGGAGGGCGCGACCGGCCCGTTCCGTACTCATCCGTCGACCGACGCGCGTATCGAGCGCCTCCGGCGATTAGCTGCAGACGCCGAACGCGAGTGA
- a CDS encoding 4-phosphopantoate--beta-alanine ligase: MTDAEIPESHPRYESLITRHRIEEGVDLGITSRQGLIAQGRGEAFDYLLGEETIPSADEAERAAAAHLLRADHAVLSINGNVAALAPSEMVDLAEATGADLEVNLFNRTRERMEKIAAHLREHGAEGVKGLTADGRIPGLDHERAKVDADGIGSADVVLVPLEDGDRAEALAEMGKTELVVDLNPMSRSAKSAAVPIIDNLIRAVPNITDHARELADASDEELDAIIEAFDADVALDAAERAIREMDDESGSIDD; encoded by the coding sequence ATGACTGACGCGGAGATTCCGGAGTCACATCCCCGCTATGAGTCGCTCATCACGCGACACCGCATCGAGGAGGGGGTCGACCTCGGTATCACCTCCCGACAGGGACTCATCGCACAGGGTCGCGGCGAGGCCTTCGATTACCTGCTCGGCGAGGAGACGATTCCGAGCGCCGACGAGGCGGAGCGAGCGGCGGCTGCCCACCTCCTGCGGGCCGACCACGCCGTCCTCTCCATCAACGGAAACGTCGCCGCGCTGGCGCCCAGCGAGATGGTCGACCTCGCCGAGGCAACGGGCGCGGACCTCGAAGTCAACCTCTTCAACCGCACCCGCGAGCGCATGGAGAAAATCGCCGCCCACCTCCGTGAACACGGTGCCGAGGGGGTCAAGGGCCTCACCGCGGACGGCCGGATTCCCGGCCTCGACCACGAGCGCGCGAAGGTCGACGCCGACGGCATCGGCAGCGCCGACGTCGTCCTCGTCCCGCTGGAGGACGGCGACCGCGCCGAGGCCCTCGCCGAGATGGGCAAGACCGAACTCGTCGTCGACCTCAATCCGATGTCCCGGTCGGCCAAATCGGCGGCCGTTCCCATCATCGATAACCTGATTCGCGCGGTCCCGAACATCACCGACCACGCCCGCGAGTTGGCCGATGCCAGCGACGAGGAACTCGACGCGATTATCGAGGCCTTCGACGCCGACGTCGCCCTCGACGCCGCCGAGCGAGCGATTCGCGAGATGGACGATGAATCGGGCAGCATCGACGACTGA
- a CDS encoding DUF7097 family protein, with protein MEKTPQGTSVGVDDPYEVIERCDYLTDDGRCRYAAEHGHHDPEFARERHEDDLRCPAADPEGEWDWSDCPHFRARQRAKECIRCGIAERRIAHDDDRPLLEEHHLEYPDDDRRELAHEITVYLCRWCHAKIHNSWARIDDDASPDPEAIAAAEGRRSKEHEELSFETAAERFDGEDTDETAGE; from the coding sequence ATGGAGAAGACACCGCAGGGGACGTCGGTGGGCGTCGACGACCCCTACGAGGTAATCGAGCGGTGCGATTACCTCACCGACGACGGCCGGTGTCGCTACGCGGCCGAACACGGCCACCACGACCCCGAATTCGCCCGCGAGCGCCACGAGGACGATTTGCGGTGTCCGGCCGCTGACCCCGAAGGCGAGTGGGACTGGAGCGACTGCCCGCATTTCCGTGCCCGCCAGCGCGCCAAGGAGTGCATCCGCTGTGGCATCGCGGAGCGCCGAATCGCCCACGACGACGACCGCCCGCTGCTGGAGGAGCATCACCTCGAATACCCCGACGACGACCGGCGGGAGTTGGCCCACGAGATTACGGTGTATCTCTGCCGGTGGTGTCACGCGAAGATTCACAACTCGTGGGCGCGCATCGACGACGACGCGTCGCCGGACCCCGAGGCCATCGCCGCGGCGGAGGGCCGACGGTCGAAGGAACACGAGGAGTTGTCCTTCGAGACGGCCGCCGAGCGGTTCGACGGTGAGGATACCGACGAAACGGCGGGCGAATAG
- the polX gene encoding DNA polymerase/3'-5' exonuclease PolX, with protein MSRNAEVAAELEAMADHLEARDVDYKPNIYRRAADSIRGHTVAVETLYEDGGEDALKEIEDVGDAIASKTAEFIETGHIEELEELREELPVEMGALTAVEGVGPKTVKSLHDALGIETLDDLEEAAEAGNIQEIKGFGPKTEQNILENIPFARESQARSLLGEARPVADCVEEFVAGIDAVERAKVGGSIRRWRPTIGDVDVLAASENDEAVIDAFENWDEADEVIEAGTNKASVRSNGLRVDLRVVVPEEFGAALQYFTGSKDHNIAVRNRAIDMDRKVNEYGVFDISDVDDPDAGQRVGERVAGETEEDVYAALDMAWIPPELRENRGEVAAAAEGELPDLLTTEDVNGDLHFHTNYSDGDESIERMVEAAAEFGHDYVSIADHATGPGMVGGVGLSDEELLDQIAEVRAVADEADIEVFAGVEANIDEDGGISVGDDALDALDCVVASPHSALDGDGTDRLITAIEHPEVDIIGHPTGRKLNQRPGHDIDIDRVADAAADNGTALEINSDPHRLDLRSSNVKAAIEAGATISINTDAHRPGAFDYIRFGVHTARRGWCEPDDVLNCRDADGLRDFLGL; from the coding sequence ATGAGCAGGAACGCCGAAGTCGCGGCCGAACTCGAAGCGATGGCCGACCATCTGGAGGCACGGGACGTCGATTACAAGCCGAACATCTACCGACGGGCGGCCGACAGCATCCGCGGCCACACCGTCGCCGTCGAGACCCTCTACGAGGACGGCGGCGAAGACGCACTCAAGGAAATCGAGGACGTGGGCGACGCCATCGCCTCGAAGACCGCGGAGTTCATCGAAACCGGCCACATCGAGGAGCTGGAGGAACTCCGCGAGGAGTTGCCCGTCGAGATGGGCGCCCTCACGGCAGTCGAAGGCGTCGGCCCGAAGACGGTCAAATCCCTCCACGACGCCTTGGGAATCGAGACGCTGGACGACCTCGAAGAAGCCGCCGAAGCCGGTAATATTCAGGAAATCAAGGGTTTCGGCCCCAAGACCGAGCAAAACATCCTCGAAAACATCCCCTTTGCCCGGGAGTCACAGGCCCGGAGCCTGCTCGGCGAGGCCCGGCCCGTCGCCGACTGCGTCGAGGAGTTCGTGGCCGGCATCGACGCCGTCGAGCGCGCGAAGGTCGGTGGCTCCATCCGTCGGTGGCGGCCGACCATCGGCGACGTCGACGTACTGGCCGCAAGCGAAAACGACGAGGCGGTCATCGACGCCTTCGAGAACTGGGACGAAGCCGACGAGGTCATCGAGGCCGGCACGAACAAGGCCAGCGTCCGCTCGAACGGTCTTCGCGTCGACTTGCGGGTCGTCGTTCCTGAGGAGTTCGGCGCCGCCCTCCAGTACTTCACGGGCAGCAAGGATCACAACATCGCGGTCCGCAACCGGGCCATCGACATGGACCGGAAGGTCAACGAGTACGGTGTCTTCGACATTTCTGACGTCGATGACCCCGATGCCGGCCAGCGCGTCGGCGAGCGCGTCGCCGGCGAGACCGAAGAGGACGTCTACGCCGCCCTCGATATGGCGTGGATTCCGCCCGAACTCCGCGAGAACCGCGGTGAAGTTGCGGCCGCCGCCGAGGGCGAGTTGCCTGACCTCCTGACGACCGAGGACGTCAACGGTGACCTCCACTTCCACACGAACTACTCGGACGGCGACGAGTCCATCGAGCGGATGGTCGAAGCGGCCGCCGAGTTCGGCCACGACTACGTCTCAATCGCGGACCACGCCACCGGCCCCGGGATGGTCGGCGGCGTCGGCCTCTCCGACGAGGAACTGCTCGACCAGATTGCGGAGGTTCGCGCCGTCGCCGACGAGGCCGACATCGAGGTGTTCGCGGGCGTCGAAGCCAACATCGACGAGGACGGCGGTATCTCGGTCGGCGACGACGCGCTCGATGCCCTCGACTGCGTCGTCGCCTCCCCGCACAGCGCCCTCGATGGCGACGGTACCGACCGCCTCATCACCGCCATCGAACACCCCGAGGTCGACATCATCGGCCATCCAACGGGCCGCAAACTCAACCAGCGGCCCGGCCACGACATCGATATCGACCGGGTTGCCGACGCGGCCGCCGACAACGGAACCGCCCTCGAAATCAACTCCGACCCGCATCGCCTCGACCTCCGGTCGAGTAACGTCAAGGCTGCAATCGAAGCGGGTGCGACAATCAGCATCAACACCGACGCCCACCGCCCCGGCGCCTTCGATTACATCCGCTTCGGCGTCCACACCGCCCGCCGCGGCTGGTGTGAACCCGACGACGTGCTCAACTGCCGGGACGCCGACGGCCTCCGGGACTTCCTCGGACTGTGA
- a CDS encoding TM2 domain-containing protein, which yields MSERDESGDDTDEERGSGFDEPASEPASDPAGGTAAQSTDTPGPDEQYCSSCGEIIKKEAEICPECGVRQKSAAPSSSKDRTTAGILALLLGGIGAHKFYLGETGLGVLYLCFSWTLIPAIVGFIEGLLYLTKTDEEFQRQYVSE from the coding sequence ATGTCCGAGCGAGACGAAAGCGGCGACGACACCGACGAGGAACGCGGCAGCGGGTTCGACGAGCCGGCGAGTGAGCCGGCCAGCGACCCGGCAGGTGGGACGGCTGCGCAGTCAACCGACACTCCCGGCCCGGACGAGCAGTACTGTTCCAGTTGTGGGGAGATAATCAAGAAGGAAGCCGAAATCTGTCCGGAGTGTGGCGTCCGGCAGAAGTCCGCCGCTCCGAGCAGTTCGAAGGACCGGACGACGGCGGGCATCCTCGCTCTCCTCCTCGGCGGCATCGGCGCCCACAAGTTCTACCTCGGCGAGACGGGCCTCGGCGTCCTCTATCTCTGCTTCTCGTGGACGCTCATCCCCGCAATCGTCGGGTTCATCGAGGGACTGCTCTATCTCACCAAGACCGACGAGGAGTTCCAGCGCCAGTACGTCAGCGAGTAA
- a CDS encoding iron transporter has product MQRRQYLRACLGGVTVTAATAGCTDLFETREVASTPPILEDRPERVYFPTHVDGMEMVGMGRSANDEYAVAVTYTFPHRFWRVDATTESVEDANLHAPDGSDDVHLMALVWDPQTQRVLPETGVTIDITKDGEALDEQVIYPMISPRMGFHYGANFRLDGDGDYEVTVSVGAPSVRRTGDYSDRFEEPGSATVDFPFSVETRNSLSVERTTDRAGEAGVPPVMDMDVPLGISPDPASLSGQHHGTAESGDARFEVLSLDSPPAGIDGDGYLAVLAHTPYNDLVLPAMALSATIQRDGESVFDGRLERTFDSELGYHFGAAVDAQSGDDLTLAVDTHPQVSRHEGYETAFLQLPDAMLGL; this is encoded by the coding sequence ATGCAGCGCCGCCAGTACCTGCGGGCGTGTCTCGGTGGAGTCACAGTGACGGCCGCCACCGCCGGCTGTACCGACCTGTTCGAAACCCGCGAGGTCGCGTCCACACCACCCATCCTCGAGGACCGACCGGAGCGCGTCTACTTCCCGACCCACGTCGACGGGATGGAGATGGTCGGGATGGGTCGCTCGGCGAACGACGAGTACGCCGTGGCCGTGACCTACACCTTCCCCCACCGGTTCTGGCGCGTCGACGCGACCACCGAATCCGTCGAGGACGCGAACCTCCATGCCCCCGACGGCAGCGACGACGTCCACCTGATGGCGCTGGTCTGGGACCCCCAGACCCAGCGGGTCCTCCCCGAGACGGGCGTCACCATCGACATTACGAAGGACGGCGAGGCCCTCGACGAGCAGGTCATCTATCCGATGATTTCGCCGCGGATGGGCTTTCACTACGGCGCAAACTTCCGACTCGACGGCGACGGCGACTACGAGGTGACCGTCTCCGTCGGCGCGCCGAGCGTCCGCCGGACCGGCGACTACAGCGACCGCTTCGAAGAGCCCGGCAGCGCGACCGTCGACTTCCCGTTCAGCGTCGAAACACGCAACAGCCTCTCCGTCGAGCGAACGACCGACCGCGCGGGCGAGGCCGGCGTGCCTCCGGTCATGGACATGGACGTCCCGCTCGGCATTTCGCCCGACCCCGCCTCGCTTTCGGGCCAACACCACGGCACCGCCGAGAGCGGCGACGCCCGCTTCGAGGTGCTCTCCCTGGATTCGCCGCCGGCCGGCATCGACGGTGACGGCTATCTCGCCGTTCTGGCGCATACCCCGTACAACGACCTGGTGCTGCCCGCCATGGCTCTGTCGGCCACCATCCAGCGGGACGGCGAATCGGTCTTCGATGGCCGACTCGAACGGACCTTCGACAGCGAACTCGGCTATCACTTCGGCGCGGCCGTCGACGCCCAATCGGGCGACGACCTGACGCTCGCGGTCGATACGCACCCGCAGGTCTCCCGCCACGAGGGCTACGAGACCGCCTTCCTCCAGTTGCCCGACGCCATGCTCGGCCTGTAG
- a CDS encoding DUF7139 domain-containing protein — translation MASLTEVYEGGNGASLRRLYAGVALFGVGAVLLVAGIVIAATELSQSLGLGLFEARNYAGVLGGLGLPALLLGTIIVLPRAERHVRVGAAAGGLVCLVGVVLFNAAYPVDWVGGSGNTSMTLAVAAVYFTGAIITSWSLFASVASFKARNDPGGTVKLEITKEGETKVVEVSNDDLRGKLGGIGLLGSTPDGDVETQTNRDKETTGTESDRTTGRSRSASNAPENDAQARSRSQSRSQPDSGFGDDLSVTDGGATTDDAEFLDEGPTGAPSPDDRYCGNCGHFRYVRTDEGMVPYCGYHGEAMDDMEACDEWTPNTQS, via the coding sequence ATGGCTAGCCTCACGGAGGTCTATGAGGGAGGAAACGGGGCCAGCCTCCGGCGGCTGTATGCCGGTGTCGCGCTGTTTGGGGTCGGCGCGGTACTGCTCGTTGCGGGCATCGTCATCGCAGCCACCGAACTGTCCCAATCGCTCGGCCTCGGGTTGTTCGAGGCACGGAACTACGCGGGGGTCCTGGGCGGCCTCGGGCTTCCAGCGCTGCTGCTCGGTACGATAATCGTCCTGCCGCGGGCCGAACGCCACGTTAGAGTCGGCGCCGCGGCGGGCGGCCTCGTCTGTCTCGTTGGGGTCGTCCTGTTCAACGCCGCCTACCCTGTCGACTGGGTCGGCGGCTCCGGCAACACCTCGATGACGCTTGCCGTCGCCGCGGTCTACTTCACCGGTGCCATCATCACCAGTTGGAGCCTCTTCGCATCGGTCGCGAGTTTCAAGGCTCGCAACGACCCCGGCGGCACCGTCAAACTCGAAATCACGAAGGAGGGGGAAACGAAGGTGGTCGAAGTCTCCAACGACGACCTTCGCGGCAAACTCGGCGGTATCGGCCTCCTCGGCAGCACGCCTGACGGCGACGTCGAGACACAGACCAACCGCGACAAGGAAACGACGGGGACGGAATCGGACCGAACGACGGGCCGCTCCCGTTCGGCCTCGAACGCACCCGAAAACGACGCGCAGGCCCGCTCGCGGTCCCAATCCCGCTCACAGCCTGACTCCGGGTTCGGCGACGACCTGAGCGTCACCGACGGCGGCGCGACGACCGACGACGCCGAGTTCCTCGACGAGGGCCCGACCGGCGCCCCCTCGCCCGACGACCGCTACTGCGGCAACTGCGGGCACTTCCGCTACGTTCGGACCGACGAAGGCATGGTGCCCTACTGTGGGTACCACGGCGAGGCCATGGACGACATGGAAGCCTGCGACGAGTGGACGCCGAACACCCAATCCTAA
- a CDS encoding DUF5788 family protein yields the protein MQEYQRKQLLERVDRESSTVGVDIPERIDVQGEEVELQEFVFEIKRRETVPPGERDRVEQAKKNLRRERLERRQKIEDGDVSFEEGEEIAEGIIGIDRALEALENLGHEDVQAEADRQETMDQKRWMNFLKQALGHDDDGPQVRGP from the coding sequence GTGCAGGAGTACCAGCGCAAGCAACTTCTCGAACGCGTCGACCGCGAGAGTTCGACGGTCGGCGTCGACATCCCCGAGCGCATCGACGTGCAGGGCGAGGAGGTGGAACTACAGGAGTTCGTCTTCGAAATCAAGCGCCGCGAGACGGTGCCACCCGGCGAGCGCGACCGGGTCGAACAGGCCAAGAAGAACCTCCGACGGGAGCGCCTCGAACGCCGTCAGAAAATCGAAGACGGCGACGTTTCCTTCGAGGAAGGCGAGGAAATCGCCGAGGGCATCATCGGTATCGACCGGGCGCTCGAAGCGCTCGAGAACCTGGGCCACGAGGACGTTCAGGCCGAAGCCGACAGGCAGGAGACGATGGACCAGAAGCGGTGGATGAACTTCCTGAAGCAGGCGCTGGGTCACGACGACGACGGACCGCAGGTTCGCGGCCCCTAA
- a CDS encoding zinc ribbon domain-containing protein yields the protein MGRQKGADEVFCTSCGAAIKKEAEICPECGVRNENATGRRSSPTPTETTVSDSWWYGVAICTGLWVLVLLTASVELPGVLDSLFGLVTITAWVGLPLSAYFDIKYVSSRSQWRPNAALWVIGLLVWFVNIVLGAVYLYRRHEVLGEP from the coding sequence ATGGGGCGGCAGAAAGGCGCCGACGAGGTCTTCTGTACGTCCTGCGGCGCCGCCATCAAGAAGGAAGCCGAGATCTGCCCGGAGTGCGGCGTTCGAAACGAGAACGCGACGGGACGCCGGAGTTCCCCTACCCCCACGGAGACGACCGTCTCGGATTCGTGGTGGTACGGCGTCGCCATCTGTACCGGTCTCTGGGTGCTGGTTCTGCTGACGGCGTCGGTCGAACTGCCCGGCGTGTTGGATTCGCTGTTCGGCCTCGTGACCATCACTGCCTGGGTCGGCCTGCCGCTGTCGGCGTATTTCGACATCAAATACGTCAGCAGTCGAAGCCAGTGGCGACCGAACGCGGCGCTGTGGGTCATCGGCCTGCTGGTCTGGTTCGTCAACATCGTCCTCGGTGCCGTCTATCTCTACCGGCGCCACGAGGTCCTCGGAGAACCGTAG
- a CDS encoding glutathione S-transferase family protein: protein MVNQFIDGEWVTDYDPTNEAGEFERQPTSFRDHVDPAEAEAGRYHLYVSYACPWAHRALVTRKLLGLEDAISVDVVDPYRDDGGWQFTPGKEGCTTDSINDFDYLREVYVEADPEYTGRVTVPVLWDKQEGTIVNNESREIMRNLTTVFAELGNGADLAPVDLRDDIDDALDEIYEPINNGVYRTGFAETQDAYDDAVSELFDALDYWDGVLADQRYLVGDRLTEADIAMYTTLVRFDEVYHTHFMCNHKLIREYDNLWPYLRDLYQTAGFGETTHMDHIKEHYYTTHPDVSPKRIIPMGPDPDFEAPHDRDELAGEPPV from the coding sequence ATGGTCAACCAGTTCATCGACGGCGAGTGGGTCACCGATTACGACCCGACCAACGAGGCCGGCGAGTTCGAACGGCAACCGACCAGTTTCCGTGACCACGTCGACCCCGCGGAGGCCGAAGCGGGCCGCTATCACCTCTACGTCTCGTATGCTTGTCCGTGGGCCCACCGGGCGCTCGTGACGCGGAAACTGCTCGGCCTCGAAGACGCCATCTCGGTCGACGTCGTCGACCCCTATCGCGACGACGGCGGCTGGCAGTTCACCCCCGGGAAGGAGGGGTGTACGACCGACTCCATCAACGACTTCGATTACCTCCGGGAGGTCTACGTCGAGGCCGACCCCGAGTATACGGGTCGAGTGACGGTGCCCGTTCTCTGGGACAAGCAGGAGGGGACCATCGTCAACAACGAGTCCCGCGAAATCATGCGGAACCTGACGACGGTCTTCGCGGAGTTGGGCAACGGCGCCGACCTCGCGCCTGTCGACCTGCGTGACGATATCGACGACGCCCTCGACGAGATTTACGAACCCATCAACAACGGCGTTTACCGGACCGGCTTTGCGGAGACACAGGACGCCTACGACGATGCGGTGAGCGAACTGTTCGACGCGCTGGATTACTGGGACGGCGTGTTGGCCGACCAGCGGTATCTGGTCGGCGACCGCCTCACCGAAGCCGACATCGCGATGTACACCACGCTGGTCCGCTTCGACGAGGTCTACCACACCCACTTCATGTGCAACCACAAACTCATCCGCGAGTACGACAACCTCTGGCCGTACCTGCGTGACCTCTACCAGACGGCGGGCTTCGGCGAGACGACGCACATGGACCACATCAAGGAACACTACTACACGACCCACCCCGACGTGAGCCCCAAGCGCATCATCCCGATGGGGCCTGACCCTGACTTCGAGGCGCCGCACGACCGCGACGAGTTGGCCGGCGAACCGCCGGTCTAA
- a CDS encoding CAP domain-containing protein, which produces MSTECVVCGAETPVSDACPHCGAACCADHRPPEAHDCPGTDAGDTSGWRLDLDASDGQSADRPVEPLSSLFRPGLGLAALTVILVVAALAAVAWGGPLGVPLDSGAVEDHIETRSNEERLAAGVGDTTHDEALAAVARNHSRDMRDRGFVNHTNPDGQDPEDRVREAGLDCLPGENIYQAPRGALASSETALADHIVRAWMDSPGHRRTLLQEGFTRQGVGVAIGDDAIYVTQLFC; this is translated from the coding sequence GTGTCCACGGAGTGTGTCGTCTGCGGCGCCGAAACCCCGGTCAGCGACGCCTGCCCTCACTGCGGTGCGGCCTGCTGTGCCGACCATCGGCCGCCCGAGGCCCACGACTGTCCCGGGACGGACGCCGGCGACACCTCCGGGTGGCGCCTCGACCTCGATGCCAGCGACGGGCAGTCGGCCGACCGCCCCGTCGAACCGCTCTCGTCGCTTTTCCGACCCGGACTCGGCCTCGCCGCCCTCACCGTCATTCTCGTCGTCGCGGCGCTGGCCGCCGTTGCGTGGGGTGGCCCGCTCGGTGTACCCCTGGATTCGGGCGCTGTCGAAGACCACATCGAAACACGGAGCAACGAGGAACGACTCGCCGCCGGCGTCGGCGACACCACCCACGACGAGGCGCTGGCCGCCGTTGCCCGCAACCATAGCCGCGATATGCGCGACCGCGGTTTCGTCAATCACACCAACCCTGACGGACAGGACCCAGAGGACAGGGTTCGGGAGGCCGGCCTCGATTGTCTCCCCGGCGAGAACATCTATCAGGCACCGCGCGGCGCGCTGGCCAGCTCCGAGACCGCGCTGGCCGACCACATCGTCCGGGCGTGGATGGACTCGCCGGGCCACCGCCGGACACTCCTTCAAGAAGGGTTCACCCGACAGGGCGTCGGCGTCGCTATCGGTGACGATGCCATCTACGTGACGCAGTTGTTCTGTTAA
- a CDS encoding DUF192 domain-containing protein yields the protein MRVVHEADGEERTLASDVELADGLLSQGLGLMFRRSVPDDYALVFPFSRASKRGLHMVCVPFDIDALWLVDGEVQQVKRLSAWTGHGRARADMVIEMPAGAADGVETGDTVRVEGYDRS from the coding sequence GTGCGCGTCGTACACGAGGCGGACGGCGAGGAACGGACGCTGGCCAGCGACGTCGAACTCGCCGATGGGCTGCTCTCACAGGGCCTCGGCCTGATGTTCCGGCGGTCGGTTCCCGACGACTACGCGCTGGTGTTTCCCTTTTCGCGGGCCAGCAAGCGAGGCCTCCACATGGTCTGTGTCCCCTTCGATATCGACGCGCTGTGGCTGGTCGACGGCGAGGTCCAGCAGGTGAAACGGCTCTCGGCGTGGACGGGCCACGGCCGTGCGCGGGCCGACATGGTCATCGAAATGCCGGCCGGCGCAGCCGATGGCGTCGAAACCGGTGATACAGTCCGCGTTGAGGGCTACGACCGCAGTTGA